One window of Sphingobacteriales bacterium genomic DNA carries:
- a CDS encoding T9SS type A sorting domain-containing protein, giving the protein MGGGNVYIKAQESTFDEMDDEAYNLLYMMSVSDTSFMAICNMADNYLQSHPNANRFAKHYARWNMFWSNRVGPNGSIFDARNAMANWTENEPVCNEQGNWHTLSSKLCPDIQARGIVISVYSPPSTPSTIYAGSNTAGLWKTTDDGFNWVCITDQIRMPGLGINSILLLEESEDCTEELLIASGLTSQVANHYGIGVLKSCDGGATWEESNPWSASWGEVSVKLMQDPTDPNTVWCLGTESLWKSNDRGATWEAIENLPAVSVNGLHFSDMEFLSGNPDIIFLSTRGGDAQLYRIDSIDPVTHTATWVNLTPNPSNPKQQILLETSGNNIFTMYRTTYNGTNYVNTISRSNDLGNSWTDNDPVGIQNEGINHALVTFKVNPIDENVMYFGKVDLYKSTDGGYNFIQKTVTNSNVQGTGPNSFHCDIRALQIQSASIGGNSDVLLIGNDGGVSRNSFGGAPNQYLNLNRESSTAGSSLNITQYYDIANSSLRPGVVAGGTQDNSFFKYENGQLVCYVKGGCDDPVATTALKGDGGQTIISWANPDIVLTRTNGLLYLSTDGGNQFLESIAPVSGVESFFDPKMVQDPKNSNIVYYAKGHWFHKIDLSLNPLDEVLSVLFTGVGGVSALAVAPSDPKTVFIAFKDFAVANRFFKSENGVDFIDVASFSPDIGGITGNFVITDIAIHPQNPEKIWISLSNFNQGARVKHSSDGGETWGEFGSGLPGVPVNKLVYHVGSNDVIYAATDVGVYRYNPDTEIWECYNNGLPVCVVKGIEIDYCKQLLHIGTFGRGIWESPLAPLTNTWQITQNTTWEANIVTNSSTDIEIMPGAKLTLRGKLNLAENKRVIVQRGAKLVMEGDGNPGSDNGLLTNGCGDRHLGIEVWGNPAVHHESLFPTGANPADLSATDYDEDVTLNAEDPGMVILKNNARIEYSRSAAITTQRRGGDFPEYYGGIVYTENSNFHNNRKAVEMMQYKPFNFSHFRDCTITADSNHSIPFEGITIWACKGIIVNNCTFSNSNSAIYGNCTAMTTHDAEDLEINNGCRFENVVKGIILQATNVSLGSAVIGNDYTDANVFQNCRLGIQNMQTREMDARNNTFTTSATITQHITLAGKCGYQITNNAFVGGSTAVAAFFTGNLSPGNNIIDCNTYQECGTGIYANEDNSGLHFYNNDFTTLNADVQLDNNGTLPNQGTWDPSLVQFLPYFNFFTLDNPTTRITTTGTTNPFFYYYHTDPNNFTAEANDRLLPHCFTGETPPFTGCTATYNYNAIETTVPGSFIYLGCLDLNGDGNPGILPPDECETQACYESQKLLITELENQKDGGNKEELLNELYYSPEALETYQRYMDAGPYLTDEVLTEVAEHPLLSPTRKANILLANAPLSNNMMNIAYQHVSTTVYQMLYAIKHYLKISDRDRLDMRIGTEVQKKEGLFNKLFSKYLADKDTTNLYSFLMSENTPYTLRCLIGQKCSNGNYSEAQTLLNSLPANTSDEQDYKIVQQINLQFQSATTEAFSLSESQYQNLRNIADAQSFQSPSACALLSLLTGEHCEFLVPDDFENGKTGSPPYPKVSLVDLKTANKLWVQPNPIKSQTNIFIPAFLFEENTCLQVFDINGLLLQQIALDKGQTVIMLDTEKWANGLYMLTLQSGNVRLAQTKLMVQH; this is encoded by the coding sequence ATGGGGGGGGGTAATGTGTATATAAAAGCACAGGAATCAACATTTGACGAAATGGATGATGAAGCTTACAATCTGCTTTACATGATGTCGGTTTCCGATACCTCATTTATGGCTATTTGCAATATGGCAGATAACTACCTCCAAAGCCATCCCAATGCAAACCGTTTTGCCAAGCATTATGCAAGATGGAATATGTTTTGGAGTAATAGAGTTGGCCCGAACGGCAGCATTTTTGATGCCAGAAATGCCATGGCCAATTGGACAGAAAACGAGCCTGTTTGCAACGAACAAGGAAACTGGCATACGCTTTCTTCAAAACTATGTCCTGATATTCAGGCAAGAGGAATTGTGATTAGTGTATATTCCCCTCCAAGTACTCCAAGTACCATTTATGCAGGAAGCAATACAGCCGGGTTGTGGAAAACAACCGACGACGGTTTTAACTGGGTGTGTATAACGGACCAAATCCGTATGCCTGGACTTGGAATTAATTCTATATTGTTACTTGAGGAATCGGAAGATTGTACTGAAGAATTGTTAATAGCTTCGGGACTTACTTCTCAGGTAGCTAATCATTACGGTATTGGAGTTTTGAAATCTTGTGACGGGGGTGCAACTTGGGAAGAAAGCAATCCTTGGTCGGCAAGCTGGGGAGAAGTAAGCGTAAAACTGATGCAAGACCCGACGGACCCGAATACCGTTTGGTGTTTAGGAACCGAAAGCCTTTGGAAAAGCAATGACAGAGGGGCAACTTGGGAAGCCATCGAAAATTTACCTGCCGTTAGTGTAAACGGTCTCCATTTTTCTGATATGGAATTTTTATCCGGCAATCCAGACATCATATTTTTAAGCACTAGAGGCGGTGATGCCCAATTATATCGCATAGACAGCATTGACCCCGTAACTCATACAGCAACATGGGTAAATTTAACGCCCAATCCAAGCAATCCGAAACAACAAATTTTATTAGAAACTTCCGGAAACAATATTTTCACAATGTATAGGACAACCTATAACGGAACCAATTACGTTAATACAATAAGCCGAAGCAACGATTTGGGCAATTCATGGACAGATAATGATCCTGTCGGTATTCAAAATGAAGGAATAAACCATGCCCTTGTAACCTTTAAAGTAAACCCAATTGATGAAAACGTAATGTACTTTGGCAAGGTTGATTTATATAAATCAACTGATGGGGGATACAACTTTATTCAAAAAACAGTCACTAATTCAAACGTTCAAGGAACGGGGCCAAACTCGTTTCATTGCGACATAAGGGCATTGCAAATTCAATCGGCCTCTATCGGTGGGAATAGCGATGTACTATTGATTGGCAATGATGGCGGAGTTAGTCGAAACTCATTTGGAGGAGCACCTAATCAATATCTAAATCTCAACCGCGAAAGCAGCACTGCCGGCAGCAGCCTTAATATCACACAGTATTACGATATTGCCAACTCCTCTTTAAGACCGGGTGTTGTAGCCGGAGGCACACAAGACAACAGCTTTTTTAAGTACGAAAACGGTCAATTGGTCTGTTATGTCAAAGGAGGGTGTGATGACCCTGTAGCAACCACAGCTTTAAAAGGCGATGGCGGACAAACCATTATCAGTTGGGCAAATCCCGATATAGTCCTTACAAGAACAAATGGACTTTTATATCTTTCAACTGATGGTGGCAATCAGTTTCTTGAGTCCATAGCACCCGTTTCTGGAGTTGAATCCTTTTTTGATCCTAAAATGGTTCAAGATCCAAAAAATTCCAATATTGTTTACTATGCAAAAGGGCATTGGTTCCATAAAATAGATTTAAGCTTAAACCCTCTCGACGAAGTCTTAAGTGTTCTATTTACTGGAGTTGGCGGTGTTAGTGCTTTGGCTGTTGCTCCATCAGATCCTAAAACAGTTTTTATTGCATTTAAAGATTTTGCGGTTGCTAACAGATTTTTTAAGTCTGAGAATGGTGTTGACTTTATAGATGTGGCATCATTTTCTCCCGATATCGGCGGCATTACAGGGAATTTCGTTATCACCGATATTGCCATACATCCGCAAAATCCCGAAAAAATATGGATAAGTCTAAGCAACTTTAATCAGGGAGCGCGTGTTAAGCACTCCTCGGACGGCGGTGAAACATGGGGTGAATTCGGTTCGGGGCTGCCCGGAGTACCCGTTAACAAATTAGTCTATCATGTCGGCTCGAACGATGTCATTTATGCCGCCACAGACGTGGGAGTGTACCGGTACAACCCCGATACCGAAATTTGGGAATGTTACAACAACGGGCTTCCCGTTTGCGTGGTCAAGGGAATCGAAATAGACTATTGCAAGCAACTCCTGCACATTGGTACGTTCGGCCGCGGTATTTGGGAGTCCCCATTGGCACCCCTTACCAATACCTGGCAAATCACCCAAAACACAACTTGGGAAGCCAATATCGTTACCAACAGCAGTACCGATATAGAAATCATGCCCGGCGCAAAACTCACGCTGAGAGGTAAGCTTAATCTGGCAGAAAACAAAAGGGTGATTGTCCAAAGAGGCGCGAAATTGGTGATGGAAGGAGACGGCAACCCCGGCAGCGACAATGGGCTACTGACCAATGGTTGCGGCGACAGACACCTCGGCATTGAAGTATGGGGCAACCCCGCCGTCCACCATGAATCATTGTTTCCCACAGGGGCAAACCCAGCAGACCTCAGTGCTACCGACTACGACGAAGACGTTACCTTAAATGCCGAAGACCCGGGCATGGTCATCCTCAAAAACAACGCACGCATAGAATACTCGCGTTCCGCAGCCATCACCACACAAAGACGGGGCGGAGACTTCCCCGAATACTACGGGGGGATTGTATATACCGAAAACAGCAACTTTCACAACAACCGGAAAGCTGTCGAAATGATGCAATACAAACCCTTCAATTTCAGCCATTTCCGCGACTGTACCATCACCGCCGACAGCAACCATTCCATACCTTTTGAAGGCATTACCATTTGGGCTTGCAAGGGCATCATCGTCAATAACTGCACCTTCAGCAACAGTAACTCCGCCATTTACGGCAACTGCACCGCCATGACCACCCACGATGCCGAAGATCTCGAAATCAACAATGGCTGTAGGTTCGAAAATGTAGTTAAAGGAATTATCCTTCAGGCAACAAATGTTTCACTTGGTAGCGCGGTTATAGGCAACGATTATACCGATGCCAATGTTTTCCAAAACTGCCGGTTAGGCATCCAAAACATGCAGACCAGAGAAATGGATGCCCGAAACAATACCTTTACCACCTCAGCCACCATTACCCAACACATCACCCTGGCAGGAAAATGCGGATACCAAATCACCAACAACGCCTTTGTCGGAGGAAGCACCGCTGTTGCCGCCTTCTTTACCGGCAACCTGAGCCCGGGTAACAACATCATTGACTGCAACACCTACCAAGAATGTGGAACCGGCATCTATGCCAACGAAGACAACAGCGGACTCCATTTCTACAATAACGACTTCACCACGCTCAACGCCGACGTGCAGCTCGACAACAACGGAACACTGCCGAACCAAGGTACTTGGGACCCTTCATTAGTACAATTCCTCCCCTATTTTAACTTCTTCACCCTCGACAACCCCACCACCCGAATCACCACTACGGGTACGACCAATCCGTTCTTTTACTACTACCATACCGACCCCAATAATTTTACGGCAGAAGCCAACGACCGCCTCTTGCCCCACTGCTTCACCGGTGAAACCCCGCCTTTCACGGGATGTACAGCAACATATAATTACAATGCTATAGAAACTACCGTACCTGGCTCTTTTATCTATCTCGGCTGCCTCGATCTAAATGGCGATGGAAATCCCGGAATACTGCCCCCAGACGAATGTGAAACTCAAGCCTGCTATGAAAGCCAAAAACTATTGATTACCGAATTGGAAAACCAGAAAGACGGAGGCAACAAAGAAGAACTGTTGAACGAACTCTACTACAGCCCCGAAGCATTAGAAACTTACCAAAGATATATGGACGCAGGTCCCTATCTGACAGATGAGGTACTGACCGAAGTTGCCGAACATCCCCTCCTCAGCCCTACACGAAAAGCCAATATCCTGCTGGCTAATGCACCCCTTAGCAACAATATGATGAATATTGCCTATCAGCACGTAAGTACCACAGTTTACCAAATGCTGTATGCCATTAAGCATTACCTTAAAATTTCTGACCGCGACCGGTTAGATATGCGCATCGGCACCGAAGTACAAAAGAAGGAGGGCTTGTTTAACAAACTATTTTCAAAGTATTTAGCCGACAAGGACACAACAAACCTGTATAGTTTCCTGATGTCCGAAAACACACCTTATACCCTTCGTTGTTTAATCGGTCAGAAATGCAGCAATGGTAATTATTCAGAAGCCCAAACCTTGTTAAACAGTCTGCCTGCCAATACATCGGACGAACAGGATTACAAAATTGTACAACAAATAAACCTACAGTTTCAATCTGCAACTACGGAAGCATTTAGTCTATCCGAATCCCAATACCAAAACCTGCGCAACATTGCCGACGCCCAAAGTTTTCAATCCCCGAGTGCTTGCGCTTTGTTAAGCTTACTAACTGGAGAGCATTGCGAGTTTCTTGTACCCGATGATTTTGAAAACGGTAAAACCGGTTCTCCGCCCTATCCAAAGGTTTCTCTGGTAGACCTCAAAACAGCTAACAAACTTTGGGTACAACCGAACCCGATCAAAAGCCAAACCAATATATTTATTCCGGCTTTTTTGTTTGAAGAAAATACCTGTTTACAAGTCTTTGATATCAATGGTCTGTTGTTACAACAAATAGCTCTTGATAAAGGACAAACAGTCATTATGCTTGATACTGAAAAATGGGCTAATGGTTTATATATGTTAACTTTGCAGAGTGGAAATGTGCGTTTAGCTCAAACTAAACTAATGGTACAGCATTAG
- a CDS encoding T9SS type A sorting domain-containing protein, whose product MDSQGNPTTRITTTGTTSPFFYYYHTDPNIFTSDANNRLVPHCFAGETPPFPGCAIAYNYSAINITDLPTGYTYNGCLDLNGDGFPGILPPDEECKTRACLDSLKLRIAVLETQKDGGNKEELLNELYYSPEALETYQRYMDAGPYLTDEVLAEVAEHPLLSPTRKANILLANAPLSNDMMNIAYQHVSTTVYQMLYAIKHYLKISDRDRLDMRIGTEVQKKETLFNKLFSKYLNDKDTTNLYSFLLSENTPYTLRCLIGQKCGNGNYSEAQTLLNSLPANTSDEQDYKIVQQINLQFQSATTEAFSLSESQYQNLRNIADAQGFQSPSACSLLSLLTGEYCEFLVPDDFESGKVGTSPYPKVTLSDLKTANKLWVQPNPIKIQTNVFIPAFLFEENTCLQVFDINGLLLQQIALDKGQTVIMLDTEKWANGLYMLTLQSGNVRLAQTKLMVQH is encoded by the coding sequence GTGGATTCTCAAGGCAACCCCACCACCCGCATTACCACCACCGGAACCACCTCCCCTTTCTTTTACTACTACCATACCGACCCAAACATCTTTACGTCCGATGCCAACAACCGCCTCGTGCCACACTGCTTCGCTGGCGAAACACCCCCCTTCCCAGGATGCGCTATCGCGTATAATTATAGTGCGATTAATATTACCGACTTACCAACAGGTTATACTTACAACGGTTGTTTAGATTTAAACGGCGATGGCTTTCCAGGTATCTTGCCCCCCGATGAAGAATGCAAAACCCGCGCTTGCTTAGATAGCCTCAAACTCCGCATTGCTGTTTTGGAAACCCAAAAAGACGGGGGCAACAAAGAAGAACTGTTGAACGAACTCTACTACAGCCCCGAAGCATTAGAAACCTACCAAAGATATATGGATGCGGGGCCTTATCTGACAGATGAGGTACTGGCCGAAGTGGCCGAACATCCCCTTCTCAGTCCTACCCGAAAAGCCAATATCCTGCTGGCTAATGCCCCCCTTAGCAACGATATGATGAATATTGCTTATCAACATGTAAGTACCACAGTTTACCAAATGCTGTATGCCATTAAGCATTACCTTAAAATTTCTGACCGAGACCGGTTGGATATGCGCATCGGCACCGAAGTACAAAAGAAGGAGACCTTGTTTAACAAACTATTTTCAAAGTATTTAAACGACAAGGACACGACTAACCTGTATAGCTTCCTGCTGTCCGAAAACACACCTTATACTCTTCGTTGTTTAATCGGTCAGAAATGCGGCAATGGTAATTATTCAGAAGCACAAACCTTGTTAAACAGTTTGCCTGCCAATACATCGGACGAACAGGATTACAAAATCGTACAACAAATAAACCTACAGTTTCAATCTGCAACTACGGAAGCATTTAGTCTATCTGAATCCCAATACCAAAACCTGCGCAACATAGCCGATGCCCAAGGTTTCCAGTCCCCGAGTGCTTGTTCTTTGCTAAGCTTACTAACTGGAGAGTATTGCGAGTTTCTTGTACCCGATGATTTTGAAAGCGGTAAAGTTGGTACTTCTCCCTATCCAAAAGTTACTCTGTCCGACCTCAAAACAGCTAACAAACTTTGGGTTCAACCGAACCCGATCAAAATTCAAACAAATGTATTTATTCCGGCTTTTTTGTTTGAAGAAAATACCTGTTTACAAGTCTTTGATATCAATGGTCTGTTGTTACAACAAATAGCTCTTGATAAAGGACAAACAGTTATTATGCTTGATACTGAAAAATGGGCTAATGGTTTATATATGTTAACTTTGCAGAGTGGAAATGTGCGTTTAGCTCAAACTAAACTAATGGTACAGCATTAG
- a CDS encoding T9SS type A sorting domain-containing protein, whose protein sequence is MILFVLYNFLLSENTPFALRSLIGQKARHGNYADAQTLLNSLPAETQDEQDYKTVQQINLLRLSAINGFELSEAQYETLHCIADAYGTQAPAAQALLNLLTGEQFEWWMPTGSEKTTPISYPKVTIKDLKTTNRLWVQPNPASQYINIGIPPFLTESQTTLYLFNTQGKIVQQLVISHGEYTVGLSTHHLPNGVYFLSLIADGIRIEYTKFVIQH, encoded by the coding sequence ATGATACTATTTGTCCTTTACAACTTCCTGCTATCCGAAAACACCCCCTTTGCCCTTCGCAGTTTAATCGGTCAGAAAGCCCGCCATGGCAATTATGCCGATGCCCAAACCCTTTTAAACAGTTTGCCTGCCGAAACACAAGATGAGCAAGACTACAAAACCGTACAGCAAATCAACCTGCTACGCCTGTCGGCAATCAATGGCTTTGAATTAAGCGAAGCGCAATATGAAACCCTGCACTGCATAGCCGATGCCTACGGCACCCAGGCCCCTGCCGCCCAAGCCCTGCTCAACCTGCTGACGGGCGAGCAGTTTGAGTGGTGGATGCCCACCGGTAGCGAAAAAACTACTCCGATATCCTACCCGAAAGTAACCATTAAAGACCTTAAAACTACAAACCGGCTGTGGGTGCAGCCCAATCCCGCCAGCCAATATATAAACATCGGCATACCGCCTTTCCTTACCGAATCTCAAACCACCCTCTACCTGTTTAACACACAAGGTAAAATTGTTCAGCAATTAGTTATTTCCCACGGTGAATACACTGTGGGCTTGTCCACCCACCACCTTCCAAACGGTGTATATTTCCTGAGCCTAATCGCTGATGGAATCCGTATAGAATATACCAAATTTGTTATCCAACACTAA